A genomic window from Rattus norvegicus strain BN/NHsdMcwi chromosome 9, GRCr8, whole genome shotgun sequence includes:
- the LOC134480322 gene encoding sulfotransferase 1C2A-like isoform X3 has translation MIEQNGDVEKCQRTIIQHRHPFIEWARPPQPSGVDKANAMPAPRILRTHLPTQLLPPSFWTNNCKSSWSSLSPDKGSWSTLRKIYLVLKCVWSNPTSEASFSVNSNNRRKFTNIYLYVARNAKDCMVSYYHFYRMSQVLPNPGTWNEYFETFINGKVSCGSWFDHVKGWWEIRDRYQILFLFYEDMKRDPKREIQKVMQFMGKNLDEEVVDKIVLETSFEKMKDNPLTNFSTIPKTIMDQSISPFMRKGIVGDWKNHFTVAQNERFDEIYEQKMDGTSLNFCMEL, from the exons ATGATTGAGCAGAATGGGGATGTAGAGAAGTGCCAGAGAACCATCATTCAACACCGACACCCTTTTATTGAGTGGGCTCGGCCACCCCAGCCTTCAG GTGTGGACAAAGCCAATGCGATGCCAGCTCCAAGGATACTAAGGACCCATCTTCCCACTCAGCTGCTGCCACCGTCTTTCTGGACAAACAACTGTAAG AGTTCATGGAGTAGTCTCTCCCCAGATAAGGGATCTTGGAGTACacttagaaaaatatatttggtGTTGAAGTGCGTATGGAGTAACCCAACTTCTGAAGCCAGCTTCTCAGTGAATTCAAACAACAGAAGGAAATTTACCAATATA TACCTTTATGTGGCTCGAAACGCCAAAGACTGCATGGTTTCCTACTACCACTTCTACAGGATGAGCCAGGTGCTCCCCAATCCAGGCACCTGGAATGAGTATTTTGAAACCTTCATCAAtggaaaag TAAGTTGTGGATCTTGGTTTGACCATGTGAAAGGATGGTGGGAAATTCGAGACAGATACCagattctcttcctcttctatgAAGACATGAAGAGG GACCCAAAGCGTGAAATCCAGAAGGTAATGCAGTTCATGGGCAAGAATTTGGATGAAGAGGTCGTGGATAAAATAGTCCTGGAGACATCGtttgagaaaatgaaagacaATCCTTTGACAAATTTTTCTACAATCCCCAAGACTATCATGGACCAGTCCATTTCCCCTTTCATGAGAAAAG GAATTGTGGGTGATTGGAAAAACCACTTTACTGTGGCCCAGAATGAGAGGTTTGATGAAATCTATGAGCAAAAGATGGACGGAACCTCTCTAAACTTCTGCATGGAACTCTGA
- the LOC134480322 gene encoding sulfotransferase 1C2A-like isoform X1 — MALAPELSRQTKLKEVAGIPLRDSTVDNWSQIQTFKAKPDDLLICTYPKSGTTWIQEIVNMIEQNGDVEKCQRTIIQHRHPFIEWARPPQPSGVDKANAMPAPRILRTHLPTQLLPPSFWTNNCKSSWSSLSPDKGSWSTLRKIYLVLKCVWSNPTSEASFSVNSNNRRKFTNIYLYVARNAKDCMVSYYHFYRMSQVLPNPGTWNEYFETFINGKVSCGSWFDHVKGWWEIRDRYQILFLFYEDMKRDPKREIQKVMQFMGKNLDEEVVDKIVLETSFEKMKDNPLTNFSTIPKTIMDQSISPFMRKGIVGDWKNHFTVAQNERFDEIYEQKMDGTSLNFCMEL, encoded by the exons ATGGCCCTGGCCCCAGAATTGAGCAGACAGACAAAACTGAAAGAGGTCGCAGGGATCCCACTGCGGGATTCAACTGTCGACAACTGGAGTCAGATTCAGACCTTCAAGGCGAAGCCAGATGACCTCCTCATCTGTACTTACCCTAAATCAG GGACAACATGGATTCAAGAAATTGTCAACATGATTGAGCAGAATGGGGATGTAGAGAAGTGCCAGAGAACCATCATTCAACACCGACACCCTTTTATTGAGTGGGCTCGGCCACCCCAGCCTTCAG GTGTGGACAAAGCCAATGCGATGCCAGCTCCAAGGATACTAAGGACCCATCTTCCCACTCAGCTGCTGCCACCGTCTTTCTGGACAAACAACTGTAAG AGTTCATGGAGTAGTCTCTCCCCAGATAAGGGATCTTGGAGTACacttagaaaaatatatttggtGTTGAAGTGCGTATGGAGTAACCCAACTTCTGAAGCCAGCTTCTCAGTGAATTCAAACAACAGAAGGAAATTTACCAATATA TACCTTTATGTGGCTCGAAACGCCAAAGACTGCATGGTTTCCTACTACCACTTCTACAGGATGAGCCAGGTGCTCCCCAATCCAGGCACCTGGAATGAGTATTTTGAAACCTTCATCAAtggaaaag TAAGTTGTGGATCTTGGTTTGACCATGTGAAAGGATGGTGGGAAATTCGAGACAGATACCagattctcttcctcttctatgAAGACATGAAGAGG GACCCAAAGCGTGAAATCCAGAAGGTAATGCAGTTCATGGGCAAGAATTTGGATGAAGAGGTCGTGGATAAAATAGTCCTGGAGACATCGtttgagaaaatgaaagacaATCCTTTGACAAATTTTTCTACAATCCCCAAGACTATCATGGACCAGTCCATTTCCCCTTTCATGAGAAAAG GAATTGTGGGTGATTGGAAAAACCACTTTACTGTGGCCCAGAATGAGAGGTTTGATGAAATCTATGAGCAAAAGATGGACGGAACCTCTCTAAACTTCTGCATGGAACTCTGA
- the LOC134480322 gene encoding sulfotransferase 1C2A-like isoform X2, whose protein sequence is MALAPELSRQTKLKEVAGIPLRDSTVDNWSQIQTFKAKPDDLLICTYPKSGTTWIQEIVNMIEQNGDVEKCQRTIIQHRHPFIEWARPPQPSGVDKANAMPAPRILRTHLPTQLLPPSFWTNNCKYLYVARNAKDCMVSYYHFYRMSQVLPNPGTWNEYFETFINGKVSCGSWFDHVKGWWEIRDRYQILFLFYEDMKRDPKREIQKVMQFMGKNLDEEVVDKIVLETSFEKMKDNPLTNFSTIPKTIMDQSISPFMRKGIVGDWKNHFTVAQNERFDEIYEQKMDGTSLNFCMEL, encoded by the exons ATGGCCCTGGCCCCAGAATTGAGCAGACAGACAAAACTGAAAGAGGTCGCAGGGATCCCACTGCGGGATTCAACTGTCGACAACTGGAGTCAGATTCAGACCTTCAAGGCGAAGCCAGATGACCTCCTCATCTGTACTTACCCTAAATCAG GGACAACATGGATTCAAGAAATTGTCAACATGATTGAGCAGAATGGGGATGTAGAGAAGTGCCAGAGAACCATCATTCAACACCGACACCCTTTTATTGAGTGGGCTCGGCCACCCCAGCCTTCAG GTGTGGACAAAGCCAATGCGATGCCAGCTCCAAGGATACTAAGGACCCATCTTCCCACTCAGCTGCTGCCACCGTCTTTCTGGACAAACAACTGTAAG TACCTTTATGTGGCTCGAAACGCCAAAGACTGCATGGTTTCCTACTACCACTTCTACAGGATGAGCCAGGTGCTCCCCAATCCAGGCACCTGGAATGAGTATTTTGAAACCTTCATCAAtggaaaag TAAGTTGTGGATCTTGGTTTGACCATGTGAAAGGATGGTGGGAAATTCGAGACAGATACCagattctcttcctcttctatgAAGACATGAAGAGG GACCCAAAGCGTGAAATCCAGAAGGTAATGCAGTTCATGGGCAAGAATTTGGATGAAGAGGTCGTGGATAAAATAGTCCTGGAGACATCGtttgagaaaatgaaagacaATCCTTTGACAAATTTTTCTACAATCCCCAAGACTATCATGGACCAGTCCATTTCCCCTTTCATGAGAAAAG GAATTGTGGGTGATTGGAAAAACCACTTTACTGTGGCCCAGAATGAGAGGTTTGATGAAATCTATGAGCAAAAGATGGACGGAACCTCTCTAAACTTCTGCATGGAACTCTGA